One Pygocentrus nattereri isolate fPygNat1 chromosome 23, fPygNat1.pri, whole genome shotgun sequence genomic window carries:
- the LOC108438713 gene encoding elastase-1-like — MLRILYFTTFAALVLGQSGVAPPGKGGQVQTRVVGGSVTTPNAWPWQVSLRVQSGTCYNHVCGGVLIKTNWVLTTAQCVSGIAVSLVVLGEHDLTAPERKEQFFGVSAIYIHPSWNSDLTAGNDIALIRLTSNAILNSYVQLATLPPAGQILSGNTACYITGWGVTQNGGYLSAQLRQASLPSVDYATCSSSTWWSAAVKTTMICAGGAGTAAGCTGDSGGPLNCVVGGRYVVHGLTSFVSTAGCNTIRKPTVFTRVSAYLSWVQGITG, encoded by the exons ATGCTGAGAATCCTCTACTTCACTACCTTCGCTGCACTTG TGCTGGGTCAGTCTGGGGTCGCCCCACCTGGAAAAGGTGGACAGGTACAAACCAGAGTGGTTGGTGGTTCAGTAACCACCCCCAACGCTTGGCCCTGGCAG GTCTCCCTGCGAGTTCAGAGCGGCACCTGCTACAACCACGTCTGTGGAGGAGTGCTGATCAAAACGAACTGGGTGCTGACCACTGCTCAGTGTGTGTCCGG CATCGCGGTGTCCCTCGTTGTTCTTGGTGAGCATGATCTGACCGCACCTGAGAGGAAGGAGCAGTTCTTTGGAGTCAGTGCCATCTACATCCACCCCAGCTGGAATAGTGATCTGACCGCTGG GAACGACATCGCCCTGATTCGCCTCACCTCCAATGCCATCCTGAACTCTTACGTGCAGCTGGCTACTCTGCCCCCTGCAGGCCAGATCCTCTCAGGCAACACGGCCTGCTATATCACCGGCTGGGGGGTCACACAGA atgGAGGTTATCTCTCTGCTCAGCTGAGACAGGCTTCACTGCCTTCAGTCGACTACGCCacctgcagcagcagcacctgGTGGAGCGCTGCTGTCAAAACCACCATGATCTGCGCTGGCGGTGCAGGAACTGCTGCTGGTTGCACC GGTGACTCCGGTGGTCCTCTGAACTGTGTGGTTGGTGGCAGGTATGTAGTCCATGGACTCACAAGCTTTGTGTCGACTGCTGGCTGCAACACCATCAGGAAGCCCACCGTCTTCACCCGCGTGTCTGCCTACCTCTCCTGGGTGCAGGGT ATCACAGGCTAA